A portion of the Paenibacillus marchantiae genome contains these proteins:
- the der gene encoding ribosome biogenesis GTPase Der, with product MARPVVAIVGRPNVGKSTIFNRIIGDRLAIVEDKPGITRDRIYGIGEWNGKPFSIIDTGGIEIDGEDVILKSIRMQAELAIEEADVIVFMCDAKAGITQSDEEVAEMLYRSGKPIVVAVNKVDNIGRSELIYEFYGFGFGDPIGVSGSHGTGVGDLLDAIVEKLPELEEETYDDDVIRVALIGRPNVGKSSLVNAILGEERVIVSDVAGTTRDAIDTPFEKDGQRYVLIDTAGMRKRGKVYETTEKYSVMRAMRAIERADVVLIVINGEEGIIEQDKHIAGYAFEAGKASMFVVNKWDVVEKSDKTMNEFEKKIRDHFLFMTYAPVVFLSAKTKQRLQKLLPVVQRVAQQHTMRVQTHLLNDVVSDAVAINPPPTDKGRRMRINYVTQVAVKPPTMVIFVNDPELMHFSYERYLENKIRAAFDFEGTPIRIFTRRKSDEG from the coding sequence ATGGCAAGACCCGTTGTGGCAATTGTCGGGCGACCGAATGTGGGCAAATCCACCATTTTTAATCGGATCATCGGCGACAGATTGGCCATTGTGGAAGACAAGCCGGGCATTACCCGTGACCGTATCTACGGAATCGGCGAATGGAACGGTAAACCATTTAGCATTATCGATACAGGTGGTATCGAAATCGACGGCGAGGACGTCATTTTAAAATCAATCCGGATGCAGGCAGAGCTCGCCATTGAAGAAGCGGATGTTATTGTATTCATGTGTGATGCAAAAGCAGGGATTACGCAATCTGATGAAGAAGTCGCAGAGATGTTGTACCGCTCAGGTAAGCCTATCGTTGTAGCCGTTAACAAAGTGGATAATATCGGGCGCAGTGAGCTCATTTATGAGTTTTATGGATTTGGATTTGGTGATCCAATCGGAGTATCGGGAAGTCATGGTACAGGTGTAGGTGATTTGCTCGATGCCATCGTAGAGAAATTGCCTGAACTTGAGGAAGAGACTTACGATGACGATGTCATTCGTGTAGCTCTGATCGGACGTCCTAACGTGGGTAAATCTTCATTGGTGAATGCCATTTTGGGCGAGGAACGTGTTATTGTCAGTGATGTTGCTGGTACGACGCGGGATGCAATCGATACACCGTTTGAAAAAGACGGTCAGCGCTATGTGCTGATTGATACAGCAGGTATGCGTAAACGTGGTAAAGTCTATGAAACCACGGAGAAATACAGCGTAATGCGTGCGATGCGTGCCATTGAGCGTGCAGATGTTGTTCTGATTGTAATTAATGGCGAAGAAGGCATTATTGAGCAGGACAAGCATATTGCAGGTTATGCATTCGAAGCAGGTAAAGCTTCCATGTTTGTTGTGAACAAATGGGACGTTGTAGAGAAGTCTGATAAAACAATGAATGAGTTTGAGAAAAAAATTCGGGATCATTTCCTGTTTATGACTTACGCTCCGGTTGTATTTTTGTCAGCCAAGACAAAACAACGCTTACAAAAATTGTTGCCTGTTGTGCAACGTGTAGCACAGCAGCATACTATGCGTGTTCAGACGCATCTGCTTAACGATGTAGTATCTGATGCAGTGGCTATTAATCCGCCACCAACAGATAAAGGACGCAGAATGAGAATCAACTATGTGACTCAGGTTGCAGTTAAACCTCCGACCATGGTTATTTTTGTGAACGATCCTGAATTGATGCACTTTTCTTACGAACGTTACCTGGAGAATAAAATTCGTGCAGCGTTTGATTTTGAAGGGACGCCAATTCGCATATTTACTCGGAGGAAGTCCGACGAAGGTTAG
- the rpsA gene encoding 30S ribosomal protein S1, which produces MSEEMKNQEATQDELDQFVSLKKGDTVKGTIVKLEDNQAYVSIGYKYDGVIPIRELSSLHVDSASDAVEVGQEVEAKVLSIDDEKEKLVLSKRAIDSENAWDQLQKHFEDQDVFEVVVGDVVKGGLVADVGVRGFIPASMVERHFVEDFSDYKGRTLRVKVKEIDRENNKVILSQKDVLEQEFEANKATVMAGLQEGQVIEGTVQRLTQFGAFVDVGGVDGLVHVSELAWTHVDKPSDVLSEGDKVNVKVLKVDPEKGKISLSMKAVQPGPWETAGDKFNSSDIVTGVVKRLVDFGAFVEIAPGVEGLVHISQISHKHIGTPHEVLKEGQEVQVKILDMNPSEQRVSLSIKETEEAPAQAPKSERPARNNAPREEINNPNVSLSNQGLSITLGERFGDKLSKFK; this is translated from the coding sequence ATGTCGGAAGAAATGAAAAATCAAGAAGCAACCCAAGATGAGTTGGATCAATTCGTTTCCTTGAAAAAAGGAGATACCGTAAAAGGAACCATCGTCAAATTGGAAGATAACCAAGCCTATGTGAGCATTGGATATAAATATGACGGTGTAATTCCAATTCGTGAACTGTCTTCCCTACACGTAGACAGCGCGTCTGATGCAGTTGAAGTTGGACAAGAAGTTGAAGCTAAAGTACTTAGCATCGACGACGAGAAAGAAAAACTCGTTTTGTCCAAACGTGCAATCGACAGCGAAAACGCTTGGGATCAATTGCAAAAGCATTTTGAAGACCAAGACGTATTCGAAGTTGTTGTAGGTGACGTTGTTAAAGGCGGTCTGGTAGCAGACGTGGGCGTTCGCGGATTTATCCCTGCTTCCATGGTAGAGCGCCATTTCGTTGAAGATTTCAGCGATTACAAAGGACGCACATTGCGTGTTAAAGTGAAAGAGATCGACCGTGAGAACAACAAAGTGATCCTTTCCCAAAAAGACGTACTGGAGCAAGAATTCGAAGCAAACAAAGCTACTGTTATGGCTGGTTTGCAAGAAGGTCAAGTGATCGAAGGTACGGTACAACGCTTGACTCAATTCGGTGCTTTCGTTGATGTAGGCGGAGTAGACGGATTGGTTCACGTATCTGAGCTCGCTTGGACACACGTTGACAAACCATCGGACGTTCTGTCTGAAGGCGATAAAGTAAACGTAAAAGTGCTGAAAGTTGATCCTGAAAAAGGTAAAATCAGCCTGAGCATGAAAGCTGTTCAACCAGGTCCTTGGGAAACAGCTGGCGACAAATTCAACTCTAGCGATATCGTAACAGGTGTTGTAAAACGTCTGGTTGACTTCGGTGCTTTTGTTGAAATCGCTCCTGGTGTTGAGGGACTTGTGCATATTTCGCAAATCTCCCACAAACATATTGGCACTCCGCACGAAGTATTGAAAGAAGGACAAGAAGTTCAAGTTAAAATCTTGGACATGAATCCTTCTGAGCAACGTGTAAGCCTGAGCATCAAGGAAACTGAAGAAGCTCCTGCTCAAGCGCCAAAATCAGAAAGACCTGCAAGAAACAATGCTCCACGTGAAGAAATCAACAACCCGAACGTTTCCTTGAGCAATCAAGGTCTGAGCATCACGCTCGGCGAGCGCTTCGGTGACAAACTCAGCAAATTCAAATAA
- a CDS encoding lysophospholipid acyltransferase family protein codes for MIYTFCSTLLRIIYTILFRLEAVGRENIPKEGGVLLCSNHISNFDPPTVGIKIRRQVRFMAKSELFDIPVFGRIIKAVGAFPVKRGGVSKESIKTSLNILRGGEVLGIFPSGSRHNDGGIGKKGAASFALRSGATVIPTAIIGNYKVFRKMKVVYGAPVNLDEFKEDPSGDALERATEKIMSKINEMVQTGVPSK; via the coding sequence ATGATTTACACATTTTGCAGCACATTACTGCGGATCATTTACACCATTCTTTTCCGCCTAGAGGCAGTTGGACGGGAGAACATCCCGAAAGAAGGCGGCGTACTTTTATGTTCCAATCATATCAGTAACTTTGATCCTCCAACGGTTGGTATCAAGATTCGTCGTCAGGTGCGCTTCATGGCCAAAAGCGAATTGTTTGATATTCCGGTGTTTGGCCGAATTATCAAAGCCGTAGGCGCTTTCCCTGTTAAACGTGGAGGCGTCAGCAAGGAATCCATCAAGACCTCACTCAACATTTTGCGTGGTGGTGAAGTGCTTGGCATTTTCCCTTCGGGAAGCCGACACAATGATGGAGGCATCGGCAAAAAAGGGGCAGCGAGCTTCGCTCTCCGAAGTGGTGCTACAGTTATTCCTACTGCTATTATCGGTAACTACAAGGTTTTTCGTAAGATGAAAGTAGTTTATGGAGCACCAGTGAATTTGGACGAGTTCAAGGAAGATCCTTCCGGCGATGCGCTGGAAAGAGCGACGGAGAAGATTATGTCCAAAATTAACGAAATGGTGCAAACAGGCGTGCCGAGCAAATAA
- the cmk gene encoding (d)CMP kinase → MASQNTSENGKMNVAIDGPAGAGKSTVARLVAEALAYIYVDTGAMYRAVTLHMLRKGISPEDVPEVLQETQKLVIDLQPDPDGQKVFCNGEDVTSEIRSREVTGIVSRYAQIEGLRTQLVDTQRQMALRKGVVMDGRDIGTTVLPDAEVKIFMTASVEERALRRFKELDPSEGLTLQQLERDIATRDKLDESREISPLRCAEDATVLDTTEMSIHEVVDKIVSYCTMVRGEIGL, encoded by the coding sequence TTGGCAAGCCAGAACACATCAGAGAACGGGAAGATGAACGTTGCAATTGACGGACCTGCCGGTGCCGGGAAAAGCACGGTGGCCCGATTGGTTGCAGAGGCGCTCGCGTATATATACGTCGATACTGGCGCGATGTACCGTGCGGTAACCTTGCATATGCTTCGAAAAGGTATTTCACCGGAAGATGTGCCAGAGGTGCTTCAGGAAACCCAAAAGCTGGTCATTGATTTACAACCGGATCCCGACGGACAGAAAGTGTTCTGTAATGGGGAAGATGTAACCTCGGAAATCCGCTCCCGTGAAGTGACGGGAATCGTGTCCCGATATGCGCAAATCGAGGGGCTGCGTACGCAATTGGTGGATACACAGCGGCAAATGGCTTTGCGCAAGGGCGTCGTCATGGATGGACGCGATATCGGAACGACAGTATTGCCCGACGCGGAAGTGAAAATCTTCATGACTGCCAGTGTGGAAGAGCGTGCACTTCGCCGCTTCAAAGAACTGGACCCCTCAGAAGGACTGACGTTGCAGCAACTTGAGCGAGACATTGCCACCCGTGACAAATTGGATGAAAGTCGGGAAATATCCCCGCTTCGTTGTGCTGAGGACGCTACAGTGCTCGATACAACCGAGATGAGCATCCATGAAGTGGTTGACAAAATCGTGTCTTATTGCACAATGGTCAGAGGAGAGATCGGTCTATGA
- a CDS encoding flagellar brake protein, translating to MFPKINEVLYIQIASADEKEESKEYKSRIADVDENSFLIEVPMQQGSSRLKRLFFGEELSISYITEDGVRHYFNTYVTGFEEDVVRLVRIRKPLPDDITKIQRRSFLRVHANLEMAIQGEDLTRAVGLTEDIGGGGLSIYGEPSFAIAEGQKLKCWLLIPYRNAAIEHANFEAEVVRIKTLETGRQLCMLKFVQITDSERQKIIKFCFERQLDYRTK from the coding sequence TTGTTTCCCAAAATAAATGAAGTTTTATACATCCAGATTGCCTCTGCAGATGAAAAAGAGGAAAGCAAAGAATATAAATCACGCATAGCGGATGTGGATGAAAACAGTTTTCTGATCGAAGTCCCGATGCAACAGGGAAGCAGTCGGTTGAAAAGGTTGTTTTTTGGTGAGGAATTGTCCATTTCTTATATTACGGAAGACGGGGTTCGTCATTATTTCAACACGTATGTGACTGGATTTGAAGAAGATGTAGTTCGGCTTGTACGAATTCGCAAGCCCTTGCCGGACGACATCACCAAAATCCAGCGTCGCAGTTTTCTGCGTGTTCATGCAAATCTTGAAATGGCTATTCAGGGTGAAGATCTTACCCGAGCCGTGGGCTTGACTGAAGATATTGGCGGCGGGGGATTGTCCATTTATGGGGAACCCAGTTTTGCTATTGCGGAAGGGCAAAAGCTGAAATGCTGGTTGCTTATTCCTTATCGGAATGCAGCGATTGAACATGCGAACTTTGAAGCTGAAGTGGTACGGATCAAAACACTGGAAACAGGCAGACAGCTATGCATGTTAAAGTTTGTGCAGATTACAGATTCGGAACGACAAAAGATCATCAAGTTTTGTTTTGAACGGCAATTGGATTATCGAACGAAATAA